A stretch of Mastomys coucha isolate ucsf_1 unplaced genomic scaffold, UCSF_Mcou_1 pScaffold3, whole genome shotgun sequence DNA encodes these proteins:
- the Vgll2 gene encoding transcription cofactor vestigial-like protein 2 isoform X1, whose protein sequence is MSCLDVMYQVYGPPQPYFAAAYTPYHQKLAYYSKMQEAQECKASPSSSASGSSSFSNQTPASVKEEEEGSPEKERPPEAEYINSRCVLFTYFQGDISSVVDEHFSRALSQPSSYTPSCTSSKAHRSSGPWRAEGTFPMSQRSFPASFWNSAYQAPVPAPLGSPLAAAHSELPFATDPYSPAALHGHLHQGTADWHHAHPHHAHPHHPYALGGALGAQASAYQRPAVHEVYAPHFDPRYGPLLMPAASGRPGRLAPASAPAPGSPPCELAAKGEPAGGAWAASGGPFVSPAGDVAQSLGLSVDSGKRRRECSLPAAPPALYPTLG, encoded by the exons ATGAGCTGTCTGGATGTTATGTACCAGGTCTACGGTCCCCCGCAGCCTTATTTCGCAGCCGCCTACACTCCCTACCACCAG AAACTAGCCTACTACTCAAAAATGCAGGAAGCCCAAGAGTGCAAGGCCAGCCCCAGCAGCAGTGCCAGCGGGAGCTCCTCCTTTTCCAACCAGACCCCAGCCAGtgtcaaagaagaagaagagggcagCCCAGAGAAAGAGCGCCCGCCCGAAGCTGAGTACATCAACTCCagatgtgtcctcttcacctACTTCCAGGGGGACATCAGCTCTGTGGTGGATGAACATTTCAGTAGGGCCCTTAGCCAACCAAGCAGCTACACCCCAAGCTGTACCAGCAGCAAAGCCCACAGAAGCTCTGGACCCTGGAGAG CCGAAGGCACCTTCCCTATGAGCCAGCGCAGCTTCCCCGCCTCCTTCTGGAACAGCGCGTACCAGGCGCCCGTGCCCGCGCCACTGGGCAGTCCTCTGGCCGCCGCGCACTCGGAGCTGCCCTTTGCCACCGACCCCTACTCTCCCGCCGCGCTGCACGGCCATCTGCATCAGGGCACGGCCGACTGGCACCACGCGCATCCGCACCACGCGCACCCGCACCATCCCTACGCGCTGGGCGGCGCCCTGGGAGCCCAAGCCTCTGCCTACCAGCGACCAGCCGTGCACGAGGTCTACGCGCCCCACTTCGACCCTCGCTATGGGCCGCTGCTCATGCCCGCAGCCTCTGGCCGCCCCGGCCGCCTGGCCCCTGCCTCGGCACCCGCTCCCGGCAGCCCCCCCTGCGAGCTCGCGGCCAAGGGCGAGCCAGCGGGTGGCGCATGGGCTGCGTCGGGGGGACCCTTCGTGAGCCCCGCGGGGGACGTGGCCCAGAGCCTGGGTCTCAGCGTGGACTCAGGTAAGCGAAGGAGGGAATGCAGTCTCCCCGCTGCCCCTCCGGCACTGTACCCGACTCTGGGCTAA
- the Vgll2 gene encoding transcription cofactor vestigial-like protein 2 isoform X3, with protein MSCLDVMYQVYGPPQPYFAAAYTPYHQKLAYYSKMQEAQECKASPSSSASGSSSFSNQTPASVKEEEEGSPEKERPPEAEYINSRCVLFTYFQGDISSVVDEHFSRALSQPSSYTPSCTSSKAHRSSGPWRAEGTFPMSQRSFPASFWNSAYQAPVPAPLGSPLAAAHSELPFATDPYSPAALHGPPPRAPPQDHMAERLHAIICVYG; from the exons ATGAGCTGTCTGGATGTTATGTACCAGGTCTACGGTCCCCCGCAGCCTTATTTCGCAGCCGCCTACACTCCCTACCACCAG AAACTAGCCTACTACTCAAAAATGCAGGAAGCCCAAGAGTGCAAGGCCAGCCCCAGCAGCAGTGCCAGCGGGAGCTCCTCCTTTTCCAACCAGACCCCAGCCAGtgtcaaagaagaagaagagggcagCCCAGAGAAAGAGCGCCCGCCCGAAGCTGAGTACATCAACTCCagatgtgtcctcttcacctACTTCCAGGGGGACATCAGCTCTGTGGTGGATGAACATTTCAGTAGGGCCCTTAGCCAACCAAGCAGCTACACCCCAAGCTGTACCAGCAGCAAAGCCCACAGAAGCTCTGGACCCTGGAGAG CCGAAGGCACCTTCCCTATGAGCCAGCGCAGCTTCCCCGCCTCCTTCTGGAACAGCGCGTACCAGGCGCCCGTGCCCGCGCCACTGGGCAGTCCTCTGGCCGCCGCGCACTCGGAGCTGCCCTTTGCCACCGACCCCTACTCTCCCGCCGCGCTGCACGGCC CCCCCCCCCGCGCCCCGCCCCAGGACCATATGGCTGAGAGATTGCATGCCATCATTTGTGTCTACGGGTAG
- the Vgll2 gene encoding transcription cofactor vestigial-like protein 2 isoform X2, with product MSCLDVMYQVYGPPQPYFAAAYTPYHQKLAYYSKMQEAQECKASPSSSASGSSSFSNQTPASVKEEEEGSPEKERPPEAEYINSRCVLFTYFQGDISSVVDEHFSRALSQPSSYTPSCTSSKAHRSSGPWRAEGTFPMSQRSFPASFWNSAYQAPVPAPLGSPLAAAHSELPFATDPYSPAALHGHLHQGTADWHHAHPHHAHPHHPYALGGALGAQASAYQRPAVHEVYAPHFDPRYGPLLMPAASGRPGRLAPASAPAPGSPPCELAAKGEPAGGAWAASGGPFVSPAGDVAQSLGLSVDSGLQTLDQGKHLCGF from the exons ATGAGCTGTCTGGATGTTATGTACCAGGTCTACGGTCCCCCGCAGCCTTATTTCGCAGCCGCCTACACTCCCTACCACCAG AAACTAGCCTACTACTCAAAAATGCAGGAAGCCCAAGAGTGCAAGGCCAGCCCCAGCAGCAGTGCCAGCGGGAGCTCCTCCTTTTCCAACCAGACCCCAGCCAGtgtcaaagaagaagaagagggcagCCCAGAGAAAGAGCGCCCGCCCGAAGCTGAGTACATCAACTCCagatgtgtcctcttcacctACTTCCAGGGGGACATCAGCTCTGTGGTGGATGAACATTTCAGTAGGGCCCTTAGCCAACCAAGCAGCTACACCCCAAGCTGTACCAGCAGCAAAGCCCACAGAAGCTCTGGACCCTGGAGAG CCGAAGGCACCTTCCCTATGAGCCAGCGCAGCTTCCCCGCCTCCTTCTGGAACAGCGCGTACCAGGCGCCCGTGCCCGCGCCACTGGGCAGTCCTCTGGCCGCCGCGCACTCGGAGCTGCCCTTTGCCACCGACCCCTACTCTCCCGCCGCGCTGCACGGCCATCTGCATCAGGGCACGGCCGACTGGCACCACGCGCATCCGCACCACGCGCACCCGCACCATCCCTACGCGCTGGGCGGCGCCCTGGGAGCCCAAGCCTCTGCCTACCAGCGACCAGCCGTGCACGAGGTCTACGCGCCCCACTTCGACCCTCGCTATGGGCCGCTGCTCATGCCCGCAGCCTCTGGCCGCCCCGGCCGCCTGGCCCCTGCCTCGGCACCCGCTCCCGGCAGCCCCCCCTGCGAGCTCGCGGCCAAGGGCGAGCCAGCGGGTGGCGCATGGGCTGCGTCGGGGGGACCCTTCGTGAGCCCCGCGGGGGACGTGGCCCAGAGCCTGGGTCTCAGCGTGGACTCAG gttTGCAAACTCTGGACCAAGGCAAGCATCTGTGTGGGTTCTAG